From the Triticum urartu cultivar G1812 chromosome 4, Tu2.1, whole genome shotgun sequence genome, the window TTTCAACCATTGGTCGTTGTAGAGTATGCGGCCGTGACATAAAGAGTTCGTTCCATGCTCTTATTGCATGCCCTCAGGCGAGAAGTGTCTGGCAAGTAATGCGTTCGATATGGCCTTTTCCAGCGGATGAGGTTCTAGTCGACAATGGGAAAGACTGGTTATTACACGTTATAGCAACATGCGATAGTCATATCCGAGATATGGTTATCTTGCTTATCTGGAGAATCTGGCAACTTAGGAATGAAGTGGTGCATGGAAAGGAGATACCTCCCGTGGAGATCACAAAGGAGTTTCTGGACAGCTATTATAAATCACTCTATCTCACACAAAGGCACAATTAGGAGGAAATTATAAAAGGCAAAATGCTTGTTCGGGAGGAGAAGCCAGGTCCGGTGGTGCAGCATGCAATAATGTCGGCCCCTTGGCCACCGCCACCTAAGGGCTGGACTGCACTGTCCATCGACGGGTCCTTCTCAGTACAAGATTTCAATGTTGGTGCTGGTATGGTCTCACGACGGGAGGATGGGTCGATTATCTTTGCCGCATATCGAATAATCTTTCATTGCAATGAGGCTCTTGAGACAGAGATACATGCACTAATGCAAGGCATGGCTCTCGCTATTGAACATACGGATCGACCAGTGTTCGTCCAATTAAATTGCTCGGAGGATCTTTCAATCCTTACAGGTGACAACTTGTCTCGTTCGGCCTACAGACACGTGGTAGCTGAGATTAAGTTGTTGATGGGTGATAGAGAGTTTAGTCTACAGAAAATTAAGAGAACTCAAAATAGGATAGCAGATTGTGGCTAATTATAGCCGCACTGAGTCGTGTACTGCGGTGTGGATGAGTAGATGTCCTCCATGTTGCGAGGACTTATGGCCATGACTACAACCCTATGATTCATGAATAAAACTCCCTTTTGATGTGCAAAAAGAAGAACTAATGCAAcgccccgcaaaaaaagaagaacTAATGCAACGAAAGCGCCTTGCACACGCCACAAAATATTCAAATACCCAAATATTTGAATTTTATACTGAAAAAGATAAAATATTCAAATACTCTGTCAAGAAGCAATAAGATAATGAAATGTCTATGTGCTTTCCACAATTGCTAAGCCTCGAACAAGCCGATATTTTGTACAGTCCTTTATGCATAAGTTAACAACACTTGAAAATTAAAGAGGGCCCTATAAGGTTTGAAACGGTCTCGGAGACAATGGTATAGAAGGTTTGATTCATTTAGGATAACACATGGATTTAAGAGGTCTGAATATGATAGTTGTGCTTACATTAAATTTTTGATGGATCACCTATATACTTGTTGTTATACGTTAACGACATGTTGATTGCTGCcaagggcaagggcaagggcaagaaagaGATCACTGCTTTAAAGGCACAATTAAGTAGTGAGTTGAAGATGAAGGATCCTCGTACTGCTGAGAAAATTCTATGTATGAAGATTATGAGGGACGAAAATTCTGGTTTGCTATTTCTTAGTCGGCAAAGTTACATTTAAGAAAGTTCTTCATCATTTTAACATGCATGATGCTATGTTAATAAGCACTCACGTTGCTCCTCATTTCAAATTTTCATCTTCTCAATGTCCTAGTATGGATGAAATTTTTTAGTATGTGTCAAGCGTTCCATAATCTAGTGTAGTCAGTTCTTTAATGTATGCCATGGTGTGTTCTCTGCCTAATTTTTCATTTGCAATGAGTTTGGTCAGTAGATACATGGCTAACCCTAGTAAAGAACATTGAAAGATTGTTCAATGGATTTTGAGGTACCTTCATGGCATTTCCAATGCTTGTTTGAAATTCTGCAGGACTAGTAAGGGACTAGTTGGCCATGTGGATTTAGATTTTGCTTTCACCGATTTGGATAAGAGAACGTACCTTATAGGTTATGTGTTCACTATTGATGGTTGTGTCATGAGTTGGAGGGCAATGTTGCAGCCTGTAGTTTCCCAATCTACCACTAAAGCAGAATACATGGCTATTGCAGAAGCATGTAAAGAATCATTTTGGGTGAAAGTTTTGCATGCACAGATTTTTGGAGATAATTCTTGCATTAATTCGTTTTGTGACAGTCAGGGTGCGGTATATCTTACTAAGGATTAGATGTTCCATGAGAGGACAAAGCACATCAATGTTAAATACCATTATGTTTGAGATATTATAGATCAAGGTAAACCGAAGGTATGCAAGATTAGTACTCATGGTAATCCTGCTCATATATTGACAAAGCCAATTCCTGTTGCTAAGTTGCTCAAACTTAGTTGGTATAACTCAATATCCCTAGTGTCTGCTTGGCGCTGAACCCTCATTCATGCTACAAAATAGAATTTATctcaaggtggagtttgttatcTTGTGATCTAAATTCATATATAAGTATAAAGACTAACTTATGACGAGCGGGCCAGAGGCCCGTCGTCGGGAGGCTTGGGTCGGAGCGGAGTGTAGCGACGACTGAAGTTAGCCCATGTGGGCCACTCCTGTCAGGTACGCCTAGGGTGCGggaggtgggggggggggggcttcgcCCCCCTCCCTGCGTGAGGTATGGATCAATATTGACCTAGGTCACCGCTGTTATATGTACCTCTTATAAGGCACCACACGGTATAAAATTGATCAGTTGTAAATCCCTGTCATTTGTAACCTCTTCCTATATAGTGAAGATTTGTTGGCTGACGCTCGTGGTTTTTCCCCTTCGTCTTGGAGGAATTTTCTACATTAAATCCTTGTATCCCCTCGCAGTTCCGACTCCCGGTCCGGCAGGGTCATAGCCGAAAATGTGTGGTCGCTCAGATGGACCATGTCATTCTCGACGCACGGCCCCCCGTTGCAGAAGTCAGTGGGGTGTCTGCAACTGATGTTCAAGCAGACCGCAGCCATAGTTGGTTCTCAATTTTGGATTGGCAGCAAACACCATGGAGAAGAACGGTGGTTCGGTGACGGCGGGACCACACCCGCAAGCATAATAGGAAAATATAAGTGAACATAAGGGTATCTTCAACACCGACCCTCAAACTGCCCGCAATCATCTAGACCACGCGGTCCAAAATTGTTTTCCGTCCAATGTGGTTCTATATCGGTCCGCTCGATGGTTCGGACATCCTTTTTCTCGCAAATCGGAAGCAAACTAGGGAACAGGGGGAGGGGCTTGCGGGAGTCCGGACCGCCGCCACATAGGACTTCGACACCCTCATCCCACACATTTCCTCCCTCACCGTGCCATTCTTTTCAACTTCGCCCCTGCTCCCCCTTACTATGCATTCGCACCCTCCCCCTTGCTATACGGTTtattcaaaattttcaaattttcaaTTGTCATTTTGTACATAAAAAAACTTGCTATGCATGTGAGCACGGTTCATGGCTATTATCTGTCACAACTGCGACTGCAGAATTGTATACAATCGCAGGGTGTTTTGAAATGGTATGGAGATCCACAATACGTGTCAGTTTTTAATTTAGCCAATGTCACCATAATGTGGTTGTACATCTAGATCTGAAGCAATGCCGTGGCTACTTAGATATATTTATCAAGCTTGTGATCCTAATCCGAAGCAACATGATCACATAAATTAAGTTTGGCAGCATGCAGTTGCCTGATGGTGGTTCACTTCCAAAATTCAAAATTCCAAAGTACAACCTCCATCCGGAATTAACCGTTGTTGAAATTAGTGTAACTAAGTGTGTTTTAGTGGGTAGATACACTCATTTCAGCGACAGTTAATTCCGGACGCGGACGGAGGGAGTGTAGGCGCTCAAACGACCCGGTGGTGCCTAACATGCCTATAAATTGCCTCCTTCACTTCATCTCATTCCACAACCAATCCACACAAGAACCCTAGACATCAAGCTAGCTTGCTTACTCTCGATCAGCATGGCCAAGGCAAACCCTTCCTATTACCAAACCACCGCTCCGGTTAGCGCACCGGTGCAGTACCAGGAGCATCTCTTCCACTTGTTCGTGCAACAGCAGTTCGAAGCAACAAATGGTGCTAACCAGCTCATTACAGTGAATCCAAAGCTTCCCCAGGGGTTCGGTGTCACCGTCGCTACTGACTGGGACATACGTGATGGTCCTGACACCACGGCGAAGGTTGTCGTGCGTGCACAAGGCCTGCATCAAGGGTCCGGCAAGAACAACGCAGCCTGGTTTATGTCCTTCAACACAGTGTTCACCGATGAGAGGTTTGTCATTTTTCCGAACATGCATGTTTGCTTTAAACTTATGTTGCCATATTTTTTTTGTGCGTGATGCTTACAAACTTGTATTTTAGGTTTAAGGGGTCCTCCCTCAGTGTGCAAGGACATTTGGTTTCCGACGAAGGTGAATGGGTGGTTACGGGTGGGACTGGCGAGTTCGCTTTTGCACAAGGTGTTGTTACCTACAAAAAAAAATCAAGGATTTGCCAGCCGGAACCGGAAGCATCAGAGAGCTTCGTTTCCGTGTTGTGTGCTTCAACTTCCCAAAGCCGGTTAGATTCATTTTTCCCTCGATCGTGTTCTTCCTTAATTCTTTAAACTGTGGAAGCTTAGCTAGCTAATTTGTATTTTTGTCATGATTTGGACACATGCAAAATGTGAGTACATCATTCTACTACTAATTTAGCTCTaacacacactcacacacacacatatatatttatatatacaTGCCTGTGCAGAACTCCCTACAAAAGGTTGGGCCGTGAGGTGGGAATGGAGGGACACCATTTGAAATCCCGGAGGCAGAGCTACCTCAGCGTCTAGAAAGTGTCACAATTCAGAGTAACGAAGTTATTGATTCCATTGCTTTCACCTACATCGTCCAACTCGGTGCAAGGCGGACTATCGGTCCATTTGGTGGT encodes:
- the LOC125553398 gene encoding dirigent protein 1-like; this encodes MAKANPSYYQTTAPVSAPVQYQEHLFHLFVQQQFEATNGANQLITVNPKLPQGFGVTVATDWDIRDGPDTTAKVVVRAQGLHQGSGKNNAAWFMSFNTVFTDERFKGSSLSVQGHLVSDEGEWVVTGGTGEFAFAQGVVTYKKKSRICQPEPEASESFVSVLCASTSQSRTPYKRLGREVGMEGHHLKSRRQSYLSV